One part of the Larimichthys crocea isolate SSNF chromosome XIX, L_crocea_2.0, whole genome shotgun sequence genome encodes these proteins:
- the LOC104936900 gene encoding helix-loop-helix protein 2 yields MMLSPDQAEADLSWTQSDPETMLNGLKSAGCTSDEPGEGEERAKCKSDQPLSREEKRRRRRATAKYRSAHATRERIRVEAFNVAFAELRKLLPTLPPDKKLSKIEILRLAICYISYLNHVLDV; encoded by the coding sequence ATGATGCTGAGCCCGGATCAGGCTGAAGCGGACCTCTCCTGGACTCAATCCGACCCGGAGACGATGCTCAACGGCCTCAAATCGGCTGGCTGCACCTCGGACGAACCTGGTGAGGGCGAGGAAAGGGCCAAATGTAAATCCGACCAGCCCCTTAGccgagaggagaaaaggaggaggcgAAGGGCCACGGCCAAGTATCGCTCTGCCCACGCCACCAGAGAGAGGATCCGGGTGGAGGCGTTCAACGTGGCCTTCGCTGAGCTGAGGAAATTACTCCCCACCTTGCCTCCGGACAAGAAACTCTCCAAGATCGAGATCCTCAGACTGGCTATATGCTACATCTCCTATCTCAATCACGTGTTGGATGTCTAA